One region of Rhodothermales bacterium genomic DNA includes:
- a CDS encoding iron-sulfur cluster assembly accessory protein — MTEVATDTAKAPIALSPRAAEEIKSIMSTKKIPDGFGLRVGVRGGGCSGMSYVLGFDKKREHDLTFLVDDIVLYLDKRHGLYLMGTTVDYHDGLDARGFTFDNPSAASSCGCGSSFGV; from the coding sequence ATGACTGAAGTAGCCACGGATACGGCGAAGGCGCCCATTGCCTTGTCACCTCGCGCTGCCGAGGAAATCAAGTCGATCATGAGCACGAAGAAGATTCCGGACGGTTTCGGACTGCGTGTGGGCGTACGTGGAGGCGGATGTTCGGGAATGAGCTATGTCCTGGGCTTTGACAAGAAGCGGGAACACGACCTGACGTTTTTGGTCGATGACATCGTGCTTTATCTTGATAAACGACATGGTCTGTACCTGATGGGGACCACGGTCGATTATCACGATGGGCTGGACGCACGCGGCTTTACGTTCGACAATCCCAGCGCGGCAAGCTCGTGCGGATGCGGTTCCAGTTTTGGTGTGTAG
- a CDS encoding ATP-dependent Clp protease ATP-binding subunit, which yields MEGNFSNRVRDVISFSREEAIRLGHDYIGTEHLLLGIIREGEGIAVKILRNLGCDLPKLKKAVEDTVRSTGGTLTVGNIPLTKQAEKVLKITYLEAKLYKSDVIGTEHLLLSLLRDDENIAAQILQQGFSITYDAVRAELDSIISGKSGSRSSGSSTGRSSSGGQKERGKMEKSKTPVLDNFGRDLTKLAEEGKLDPVVGRQREIERVAQVLSRRKKNNPVLIGEPGVGKTAIAEGLAMRIIQRKVSRVLYDKRIVTLDLAALVAGTKYRGQFEERMKAVMNELEKSPEVILFIDELHTIVGAGGASGSLDASNMFKPALARGEIQCIGATTLDEYRQYIEKDGALDRRFQKILVDPSTAEETIEILRNIKDKYEEHHNVRYTDDGLDLAVKLSERYITDRYLPDKAIDVMDEAGARVHIGNIRVPPEIVQFEEEIEEVREEKNRVVKSQRFEEAARLRDREKKLQDGLEAAKAEWERKAESEVHDVTVKDISEVVAMMTGIPVDRISEPESKKLLRMEDEVKKRVIGQDEPIQKLAKAIRRTRAGLKDPKRPIGSFIFLGPTGVGKTELAKVLTEYLFDSQDALIRVDMSEYMEKFAVSRLVGAPPGYVGYEEGGQLTEKVRRKPYSVVLLDEIEKAHPDVFNILLQVLDDGILTDGLGRRVDFRNTIIIMTSNIGARDLKNLGKGIGFSQSDIDFDYQTLKSTVEDALKRVFNPEFLNRIDDVIVFHPLEKKHIFDIIDLMAAELFGRAGAIGITVELTKPAKEFLLEKGYDPKFGARPLRRAIQKYIEDPMAEAILGHDLGSGDTITISYSAKQPKELTFKTKKGKKPADTTAEEANGESDDPATETPTEEEERAKE from the coding sequence ATGGAAGGTAACTTCTCGAACAGGGTCCGCGACGTGATCTCGTTTAGCCGAGAGGAGGCAATCCGGCTGGGCCACGACTACATCGGTACCGAGCACCTGCTGCTCGGAATCATCCGCGAAGGCGAAGGGATCGCGGTCAAGATCCTGCGGAACCTCGGTTGCGACCTCCCCAAACTGAAGAAGGCCGTCGAGGATACCGTCCGGAGCACGGGCGGCACCCTGACGGTCGGTAACATCCCACTGACCAAGCAGGCCGAAAAAGTCCTGAAGATCACGTACCTCGAAGCCAAACTGTACAAGAGCGACGTCATCGGTACGGAGCACCTGCTGTTAAGTCTTCTGCGCGACGACGAGAACATTGCGGCTCAGATTCTGCAGCAGGGCTTTTCGATCACGTATGACGCCGTCCGCGCGGAACTCGATTCGATCATCAGCGGAAAAAGCGGTTCAAGAAGTAGCGGCTCCTCCACCGGTCGCTCTTCGTCAGGTGGCCAGAAAGAGCGAGGCAAAATGGAAAAAAGCAAGACTCCCGTACTGGACAACTTCGGCCGCGATCTCACCAAGCTGGCCGAGGAAGGCAAACTGGATCCGGTTGTCGGAAGGCAGCGCGAGATCGAGCGAGTCGCGCAGGTGCTGAGCCGGCGCAAGAAGAACAACCCCGTTCTGATCGGAGAACCCGGGGTCGGAAAGACAGCAATCGCCGAGGGCCTCGCCATGCGCATCATTCAGCGCAAGGTGAGCCGCGTCCTCTACGATAAGCGCATCGTGACGCTTGACCTCGCCGCCCTCGTCGCTGGCACGAAGTATCGCGGACAGTTCGAGGAGCGCATGAAGGCGGTCATGAACGAACTCGAGAAGAGTCCGGAAGTGATCCTCTTTATCGACGAGCTGCACACGATCGTCGGGGCCGGTGGCGCATCGGGAAGTCTCGACGCCTCCAACATGTTCAAGCCTGCACTCGCTCGTGGTGAGATCCAGTGCATCGGTGCAACGACACTGGACGAATACCGGCAGTACATCGAGAAGGATGGTGCGCTCGACCGACGCTTCCAGAAAATTCTCGTCGATCCGTCGACCGCGGAAGAGACTATCGAGATCCTCCGCAACATCAAGGACAAGTACGAAGAGCATCACAACGTCCGCTATACGGATGACGGTCTGGACCTCGCTGTCAAGTTGTCGGAACGCTACATCACGGATCGCTATCTACCCGACAAGGCCATCGACGTGATGGACGAAGCCGGCGCGCGCGTGCATATCGGAAATATCCGCGTACCACCGGAAATCGTTCAGTTCGAGGAAGAGATAGAGGAAGTACGCGAGGAAAAGAACCGCGTCGTCAAGAGTCAGCGCTTCGAGGAGGCGGCCCGCCTCCGCGACAGGGAGAAAAAGCTTCAGGACGGACTTGAAGCTGCCAAGGCCGAATGGGAGCGCAAGGCCGAGTCTGAAGTACACGACGTCACGGTGAAGGATATCTCCGAAGTCGTCGCGATGATGACCGGTATCCCCGTCGACCGAATCTCCGAGCCGGAAAGCAAGAAACTGCTGCGCATGGAGGACGAGGTCAAGAAGCGCGTCATCGGACAGGACGAACCCATCCAGAAGCTTGCCAAAGCTATCCGGCGAACACGGGCAGGTCTCAAGGATCCGAAGCGACCGATCGGGTCATTCATCTTTCTCGGTCCGACGGGCGTCGGAAAGACCGAGCTCGCCAAGGTGCTCACGGAGTACCTGTTCGACTCGCAGGATGCACTCATCCGTGTCGACATGAGCGAGTACATGGAGAAATTCGCCGTGAGTCGCCTTGTCGGCGCGCCGCCAGGATACGTTGGCTATGAAGAGGGCGGCCAGCTGACTGAGAAGGTCCGGCGCAAGCCGTATTCAGTTGTCCTGCTCGATGAGATCGAGAAGGCGCATCCGGACGTCTTCAATATCCTGCTACAGGTGCTTGACGACGGGATACTTACGGATGGACTCGGCAGACGGGTTGACTTCCGCAATACGATCATCATCATGACGTCGAACATCGGAGCACGTGACCTGAAGAATCTCGGCAAGGGTATCGGCTTTTCGCAAAGCGATATAGACTTTGACTACCAGACCCTCAAGAGCACGGTCGAAGACGCGCTTAAGAGAGTTTTCAATCCGGAGTTCCTCAATCGAATCGACGACGTGATTGTGTTTCATCCGCTCGAGAAGAAGCACATCTTTGACATCATCGACTTGATGGCTGCTGAGCTGTTCGGCCGCGCCGGCGCCATCGGCATCACGGTCGAACTGACGAAACCTGCAAAGGAGTTTCTGCTCGAGAAAGGCTACGACCCGAAATTTGGAGCAAGACCGCTTCGAAGGGCGATCCAAAAGTATATCGAAGACCCGATGGCAGAGGCCATTCTGGGGCACGACCTGGGATCCGGAGATACTATCACGATCAGCTACTCAGCAAAGCAACCGAAAGAGTTGACGTTTAAGACGAAGAAGGGAAAGAAGCCGGCCGACACGACTGCTGAGGAAGCGAACGGCGAGTCCGACGATCCGGCAACGGAAACGCCTACCGAGGAGGAGGAGCGAGCCAAGGAGTAG